A section of the Suncus etruscus isolate mSunEtr1 chromosome X, mSunEtr1.pri.cur, whole genome shotgun sequence genome encodes:
- the LAMP2 gene encoding lysosome-associated membrane glycoprotein 2 isoform X2 translates to MEGFRLAGAPGWVLLLLGLSLGSVSSLNFEIHLNDSDKNMCLYAKWQMNVTVSYETTSKDRKNVTIFDSSYPSENGSICGYGQNGSKIRLDFGPGFLWEVYFTKDMKTSTYSIDGILLSYNTSNNNTFPDAEDKGVLTVHHNLTASEIPLNYIFRCNSLSVLEDKDVVQKYWDVHVQAFITNGTVSTKEHLCVDDETATTVVPIVSTTPPAPTTPTPTPKKNPAVGNYKVANDNGTCLMATMGLQLNVTLEKDSLLINVDPNVTDSSGSCEPQTALLKLNSSSIKFLEFVFAVKNKNRFYLKEVNISMSLPNGSVFSMANTNLSYWDAPLGSSYMCNQEQVVPVSGSFQINTFDLRVQPFNVMEGKYSTAQECSLDDDTILIPIIVGAGLSGLIIVIVIAYLIGRRKNYAGYQTL, encoded by the exons GATCTGTCTCATCTCTTAACTTCGAAATTCATCTGAATGATTCGGATAAAAATATGTGTCTTTATGCCAAGTGGCAGATGAATGTCACAGTAAGTTATGAGACGACAAGCAAAGATCGT aaaaatgtgaCCATTTTTGACAGCAGCTATCCAAGCGAAAATGGAAGCATTTGTGGATATGGCCAGAATGGTTCCAAAATTAGGCTGGACTTTGGACCTGGTTTTCTGTGGGAGGTGTATTTTACAAAGGACATGAAGACTTCAACTTACTCTATTGATGGTATCTTATTGTCTTACAACACCAGCAATAACAACACATTTCCTGATGCTGAAGATAAAG GAGTGCTGACTGTTCATCACAACCTCACAGCATCTGAGATTCCACTGAATTACATCTTTAGATGCAATAGTTTATCAGTTCTGGAAGATAAAGATGTTGTCCAAAAGTATTGGGATGTGCACGTCCAAGCTTTTATCACAAATGGTACAGTGAGCACAAAAG AGCACCTGTGTGTTGATGATGAAACTGCCACCACAGTGGTGCCCATCGTTTCTACCACCCCACCAgctcccaccacccccacccccacccccaagaaaaatCCAGCGGTGGGAAACTATAAGGTGGCAAATGACAATGGCACCTGCCTTATGGCTACCATGGGGTTGCAGCTGAACGTCACTCTTGAGAAG GATTCTCTGCTTATTAATGTGGACCCCAATGTAACTGACTCCTCCGGCAGCTGTGAGCCTCAAACTGCTCTACTGAAACTCAACAGCAGCAGCATCAAGTTTCTTGAATTTGTCTTCGCTGTG aaaaacaaaaacagattctaTCTGAAGGAAGTGAATATCAGCATGTCTCTGCCTAATGGCTCTG TTTTTAGCATGGCGAATACCAATCTCAGTTACTGGGATGCTCCCTTGGGAAGTTCCTATATGTGCAACCAAGAGCAGGTTGTTCCTGTGTCTGgatcttttcaaataaataccTTTGATCTGAGGGTTCAGCCTTTCAATGTGATGGAAGGAAAGTATT cTACAGCCCAAGAGTGTTCGCTGGATGATGACACCATTCTTATACCAATTATAGTTGGTGCTGGTCTTTCAGGCTTGATTATCGTTATAGTGATTGCTTACCTAATTGGCAGAAGAAAGAAttatgctggatatcaaactctGTAA